The following proteins come from a genomic window of Polaribacter dokdonensis:
- a CDS encoding 3-hydroxyacyl-CoA dehydrogenase/enoyl-CoA hydratase family protein, whose product MTRRIKKVAIIGSGIMGSGIACHFANIGVEVLLLDIVPRELTDKEKAKGLTLEDKVVRNRLVNDALAASLKSKPSPIYSQKFASRITTGNIDDDLHLIKDVDWVMEVVVERLDIKKSVFEKIEEHRTPGTLITSNTSGIPIKFMNEGRSEDFQKHFAVTHFFNPPRYLKLFEVVPGPNCKQEVTDFLMMYGDKFLGKTSVLAKDTPAFIGNRIGIFGIMSLFHIVKEMDLTIEEVDKLTGPVIGRPKSATFRTIDVVGLDTLVHTANGVKDNCPEDEMREQFVIPDFVNHMMENKMLGSKTKQGFYKMTKDANGKRNILSLDLNTLEYREKKKAKFATLELTKTIDNVADRFKVLVTGKDKAGEFYRKSFAAMFAYVQNRIPEISDELYRIDDGLRAGFGWEHGPFQIWDAVGVAKGVEMMKAEGHEIASWVEEMLLNNNDSFYTVKDGATYYYDVVTKTQTKKPGQDSFIILDNIRKSNQVWKNSGAVIEDLGDGILNLEFQSKMNTIGGDVLAAVNKAIDLAEKNYQGLVVGNQAANFSVGANIGMIFMMAAEQEYDELNMAIKYFQDTMMRMRYSAIPTISAPHGMALGGGCEISLHADKVVAAAETYMGLVEFGVGVIPGGGGSKEMALRASDKFDKGDVQLNVLQEHFLTIGMAKVATSAYEAFDLGLLQKGKDVVVVNKDRQIAQAKKHAVLMAEAGYTQPVKRKDVLVLGKQALGMFLVGTDSMEASNYISAHDQKIANKLAYVMAGGDLSEPTKVSEQYLLDIEREAFLSLCTERKTLERIQHMLKTGKPLRN is encoded by the coding sequence ATGACAAGAAGAATTAAAAAAGTAGCCATTATTGGATCTGGAATTATGGGATCTGGTATTGCATGTCACTTTGCGAATATTGGTGTAGAAGTTCTTTTATTGGATATTGTTCCAAGAGAATTAACTGATAAAGAAAAAGCAAAAGGACTTACATTAGAAGACAAAGTAGTTCGTAATCGTTTAGTAAATGATGCTTTAGCAGCTTCTTTAAAATCAAAACCATCACCTATTTATAGTCAAAAATTTGCAAGTAGAATTACTACTGGTAATATTGATGATGATTTGCACCTTATAAAAGATGTAGATTGGGTAATGGAAGTTGTTGTAGAAAGATTAGATATTAAAAAATCTGTTTTCGAAAAAATTGAAGAACACAGAACACCTGGTACTTTAATTACTTCAAATACATCTGGTATTCCTATCAAATTTATGAACGAGGGTAGAAGTGAAGATTTCCAGAAACATTTTGCTGTAACTCACTTCTTTAATCCACCAAGATATTTAAAACTTTTCGAAGTTGTTCCTGGGCCAAATTGCAAACAAGAAGTAACAGACTTTTTAATGATGTATGGTGATAAATTTTTAGGTAAAACTTCGGTTTTAGCAAAAGACACACCAGCCTTTATAGGTAATAGAATTGGTATTTTCGGTATTATGAGTTTGTTCCATATTGTAAAAGAAATGGACTTAACTATAGAGGAAGTAGACAAATTAACTGGGCCAGTTATTGGTCGTCCAAAATCTGCAACGTTTAGAACTATAGATGTTGTTGGTTTAGACACATTAGTACATACTGCAAATGGAGTTAAAGACAATTGTCCTGAAGATGAAATGAGAGAGCAGTTTGTAATTCCTGATTTTGTAAACCATATGATGGAAAACAAAATGTTAGGTAGCAAAACAAAACAAGGTTTTTATAAAATGACAAAAGATGCTAATGGTAAAAGAAACATTTTATCATTAGACTTAAATACTTTAGAATATAGAGAAAAGAAAAAAGCAAAATTTGCAACTTTAGAATTAACAAAAACTATTGATAATGTTGCAGATCGTTTTAAAGTTTTAGTTACTGGTAAAGACAAAGCAGGTGAATTTTACAGAAAGTCATTTGCAGCAATGTTTGCTTATGTACAAAATAGAATTCCAGAAATCTCTGACGAATTATACAGAATAGATGATGGTTTAAGAGCAGGTTTTGGTTGGGAACATGGACCATTCCAAATTTGGGATGCTGTTGGTGTAGCCAAAGGTGTAGAAATGATGAAGGCAGAAGGTCATGAAATTGCATCTTGGGTAGAAGAAATGTTATTAAATAACAATGATTCTTTCTACACTGTAAAAGATGGAGCTACGTATTATTATGATGTAGTAACAAAAACACAAACTAAAAAACCAGGTCAAGATTCATTTATCATTTTAGATAATATTAGAAAATCGAATCAAGTTTGGAAAAACTCTGGTGCAGTAATTGAAGATTTAGGAGATGGAATTTTAAACTTAGAATTCCAATCTAAAATGAATACTATAGGTGGTGATGTTTTAGCAGCTGTAAACAAAGCAATAGATTTAGCTGAAAAGAACTATCAAGGGTTAGTTGTTGGTAATCAAGCAGCAAACTTCTCTGTAGGTGCCAATATTGGTATGATTTTTATGATGGCAGCAGAACAAGAGTATGATGAGCTTAACATGGCTATTAAATACTTTCAAGACACAATGATGCGTATGCGTTACTCTGCAATACCAACTATTTCTGCTCCTCATGGAATGGCTTTAGGTGGTGGATGTGAAATTTCTTTACACGCAGATAAAGTAGTTGCAGCAGCAGAAACTTATATGGGTCTTGTAGAATTTGGAGTTGGTGTAATTCCTGGTGGAGGTGGTTCTAAAGAAATGGCCTTAAGAGCTTCTGATAAGTTTGATAAGGGTGATGTTCAATTAAATGTTTTACAAGAACACTTTTTAACAATTGGTATGGCTAAAGTAGCAACTTCTGCTTATGAAGCTTTCGATTTAGGATTATTACAAAAAGGGAAAGACGTAGTTGTTGTAAATAAAGACAGACAAATAGCACAAGCTAAAAAACACGCAGTTTTAATGGCTGAAGCTGGTTATACACAACCAGTAAAACGTAAAGATGTTTTAGTATTAGGTAAGCAGGCATTAGGTATGTTTTTAGTAGGAACAGATTCTATGGAAGCTAGTAACTATATATCTGCTCACGATCAAAAAATAGCTAACAAATTAGCATATGTAATGGCTGGTGGAGATTTATCTGAACCAACCAAAGTATCAGAGCAATATTTATTAGACATCGAACGTGAAGCATTTTTAAGTTTATGTACAGAACGTAAAACTTTAGAAAGAATTCAGCACATGTTAAAAACAGGTAAACCTTTAAGAAACTAA
- a CDS encoding acetyl-CoA C-acyltransferase produces the protein MKTAYIVKAYRTAVGKAPKGLFRFKRADELAAETIQYMMNELPDFDKKRIDDVIVGNAMPEGSQGLNMARLISLMGLDIVDVPGVTVNRFCSSGLETIGMAVAKIQSGMADCIIAGGAESMSSVPMTGFKPELNYDTVAAGHEEYYWGMGNTAEAVANEFKVSREDQDEFALNSHLKALKALEENRFQDQIVPIDVEQTYVDANGKKATKKYTVNKDEGPRKGSNLAGLARLRPVFAANGSVTAGNSSQMSDGAAFAMIMSEDMVKELNLEPIARMVSYAAAGVPPRIMGIGPVAAIPKALKQAGLNQNDVGLIELNEAFASQSLAVIRELGLNPDIINVNGGAIALGHPLGCTGAKLSVQLFDEMRKREMNNKYGMVTMCVGTGQGAAGIFEFLN, from the coding sequence ATGAAAACAGCATATATAGTAAAAGCATATAGAACAGCAGTTGGTAAAGCTCCAAAAGGACTGTTTAGATTTAAAAGAGCAGATGAATTAGCTGCAGAAACCATTCAATATATGATGAATGAACTGCCTGATTTTGATAAAAAAAGAATTGATGATGTTATTGTAGGTAATGCAATGCCAGAAGGTTCTCAAGGTTTAAACATGGCACGTTTAATCTCTTTAATGGGGTTAGATATTGTTGATGTTCCTGGGGTCACTGTAAACCGTTTTTGTTCATCAGGTTTAGAAACAATTGGTATGGCTGTTGCAAAAATTCAATCTGGAATGGCAGATTGTATTATTGCAGGTGGTGCAGAAAGCATGAGTTCAGTGCCAATGACAGGTTTTAAACCAGAATTAAATTATGATACAGTTGCTGCTGGTCATGAAGAATACTATTGGGGAATGGGTAATACTGCAGAAGCAGTTGCCAATGAATTTAAAGTATCTAGAGAAGATCAAGATGAGTTTGCTTTAAACTCGCACTTAAAAGCTTTGAAAGCGTTAGAAGAAAACAGATTCCAAGACCAAATAGTACCTATTGATGTAGAGCAAACTTACGTTGATGCAAATGGTAAAAAAGCTACTAAAAAGTACACTGTAAATAAAGATGAAGGCCCAAGAAAAGGTTCTAATCTTGCAGGTTTAGCAAGATTACGTCCTGTATTTGCTGCTAATGGTAGTGTAACTGCTGGTAATTCATCTCAAATGAGTGATGGAGCTGCATTTGCAATGATAATGAGTGAAGATATGGTTAAAGAATTAAATCTAGAACCAATTGCAAGAATGGTAAGTTATGCTGCTGCTGGTGTACCTCCAAGAATAATGGGTATTGGTCCAGTTGCTGCAATTCCAAAAGCATTAAAACAAGCAGGTTTAAATCAAAACGATGTAGGTTTAATTGAGCTGAATGAAGCGTTTGCTTCTCAATCTTTAGCTGTAATTCGTGAATTAGGCTTAAATCCAGATATCATCAATGTAAATGGTGGTGCAATTGCTTTAGGTCATCCATTAGGTTGTACAGGTGCTAAATTATCTGTTCAATTATTTGATGAAATGCGTAAAAGAGAAATGAATAACAAATACGGAATGGTAACCATGTGTGTTGGAACAGGACAAGGTGCTGCTGGTATTTTTGAATTTTTAAACTAA
- a CDS encoding acyl-CoA dehydrogenase family protein, translated as METTNKEILRGGQFLVKESKCEDIFTPEDFSEEQVMMKEAVKEFTDREIVAHRDRFEAKDYALTEEVMKKAGELGFLGVAVPEEYGGMGMGFVSTMITCEYISSGNGSLSTAFGAHTGIGTMPITLYGTEEQKQKYVPKLASGEWMGAYCLTEPGAGSDANSGKTTAELTEDGKSYKINGQKMWISNAGFCNLMIVFARIENDKNITGFIVEYDAENPNGITLGEEEHKLGIRASSTRQVFFNDTVVPAENMLSVRGGGFKIAVNALNVGRIKLAAACIDSQRRVLTTALQYANERKQFKTPIADFGAIKAKLAEMATNCYAGESASYRAAKDIEDRIEMRMAAGNSHQEAELKGVEEYAIECSILKVTVSEDVQACADEGIQIFGGMGFSEETPMEAAWRDARIARIYEGTNEINRMLSVGMLIKKAMKGHVDLLGPATAVADELMGIPSFDTPDYSELFAEEKEMIAKLKKVFLMVAGSAIQKYGPDLEQHQQLLMAAANILNEVYMAESTLLRAEKNAKRFGEDAQKGQIAMAKLYLYNAVEIVAKNGREGIISFAEGDEQRMLLMGLKRFTKYANYPNVVALRNQIADIMKAENKYTF; from the coding sequence ATGGAAACAACAAATAAAGAAATTTTAAGAGGAGGACAATTCCTTGTAAAAGAATCAAAGTGCGAAGACATTTTTACTCCAGAAGATTTTTCTGAAGAGCAAGTAATGATGAAAGAAGCTGTAAAAGAATTTACGGATAGAGAAATTGTTGCACATAGAGATCGTTTTGAAGCTAAAGATTATGCTTTAACAGAAGAAGTAATGAAGAAAGCTGGTGAACTTGGCTTTTTAGGTGTAGCTGTTCCTGAAGAATATGGAGGAATGGGTATGGGTTTTGTTTCAACAATGATTACTTGTGAGTATATTTCTAGTGGAAATGGTTCTTTAAGTACAGCTTTTGGTGCGCATACAGGAATTGGTACAATGCCAATTACACTATATGGTACAGAAGAGCAGAAACAAAAATATGTGCCAAAATTAGCCTCTGGTGAATGGATGGGTGCATATTGTTTAACTGAACCAGGTGCTGGTTCTGATGCTAACTCTGGTAAAACTACTGCAGAATTAACAGAAGATGGTAAATCATATAAAATTAACGGACAAAAAATGTGGATCTCAAATGCAGGTTTTTGTAATTTGATGATTGTTTTTGCACGTATAGAAAATGATAAAAACATTACTGGTTTTATAGTAGAATATGATGCTGAAAATCCTAATGGAATTACCTTAGGAGAAGAAGAACATAAATTAGGTATTAGAGCAAGTTCTACAAGACAAGTATTTTTTAATGATACTGTTGTACCTGCAGAAAACATGTTATCTGTTAGAGGTGGTGGATTTAAAATTGCTGTAAACGCATTAAATGTTGGTCGTATTAAATTAGCTGCTGCTTGTATCGATTCTCAAAGAAGAGTTTTAACAACAGCATTACAATATGCTAACGAAAGAAAACAATTTAAAACTCCTATTGCAGATTTTGGTGCTATTAAAGCAAAATTAGCAGAAATGGCTACTAACTGTTATGCAGGTGAATCTGCAAGTTACAGAGCTGCTAAAGATATTGAAGACAGAATTGAAATGAGAATGGCTGCAGGTAATTCTCATCAAGAAGCAGAATTAAAAGGTGTAGAAGAATATGCAATTGAATGTTCTATTCTTAAAGTAACAGTATCTGAAGATGTACAAGCGTGTGCAGATGAAGGAATTCAGATTTTTGGAGGAATGGGATTCTCTGAAGAAACACCTATGGAAGCTGCTTGGAGAGATGCAAGAATTGCACGTATTTATGAAGGTACAAACGAGATTAACAGAATGTTATCTGTAGGTATGTTGATTAAAAAAGCAATGAAAGGTCATGTAGATTTATTAGGCCCAGCAACAGCAGTAGCAGATGAATTAATGGGTATTCCATCTTTTGACACACCAGATTATTCTGAGTTGTTTGCAGAAGAAAAAGAAATGATTGCTAAATTAAAGAAGGTGTTTTTAATGGTTGCAGGTTCTGCAATTCAAAAATACGGACCAGATTTAGAGCAACATCAACAACTTTTAATGGCTGCTGCTAACATTTTAAACGAAGTGTACATGGCAGAATCTACTTTATTACGTGCAGAGAAAAATGCTAAACGTTTTGGTGAAGATGCTCAAAAAGGTCAAATAGCCATGGCTAAATTATACTTATATAATGCTGTAGAAATTGTTGCTAAAAATGGTAGAGAAGGTATCATATCTTTTGCAGAAGGTGATGAACAACGTATGCTATTAATGGGATTAAAGCGTTTTACAAAGTACGCAAATTACCCAAATGTAGTTGCTTTACGTAACCAAATTGCAGACATAATGAAAGCAGAAAACAAGTATACTTTTTAG
- a CDS encoding M20/M25/M40 family metallo-hydrolase produces MKTKLLPVFTLIVLLMGCSEPRVIDINSDKLLSDLKILADDALEGRAFSKEGNIKTQKIIIDEFNKIGLQPVIGGNLLHKFNHNFTGKVRQEVFPIEKPLEDLSNVKDTIVSGANIVGMLKGQSNKTFVITAHYDHLGVRNGRIYNGADDNASGTAALFTIAKYFKDKPTKHNLIFAAVDGEEIGSIGADYFLKDYLNKDNISLNINMDMIAHSDYDPELFASGLHHYPDLRDPLEDIESEKIILLFGHDDPDNKQQSDWTFSSDHRVFHREKIPFIYFGVPDHKDYHRHTDTYGTINEEFYIEAVKIVIKAIENFDEELAEH; encoded by the coding sequence ATGAAAACAAAATTACTTCCTGTTTTTACCCTTATTGTTCTATTAATGGGTTGTAGTGAACCTAGAGTAATAGATATTAATAGTGATAAGCTATTATCAGACTTAAAAATTCTTGCAGATGACGCTTTAGAAGGTAGAGCTTTTTCTAAAGAAGGGAATATTAAGACTCAGAAAATAATTATTGATGAATTTAATAAAATAGGTTTACAACCAGTAATTGGTGGTAACTTATTGCATAAATTTAATCATAACTTTACTGGCAAAGTAAGGCAAGAAGTTTTTCCTATAGAAAAACCTTTAGAAGATTTATCAAACGTTAAAGACACAATAGTTTCTGGAGCCAATATTGTAGGTATGCTTAAAGGCCAATCTAACAAAACTTTTGTAATTACTGCTCATTATGATCATTTAGGAGTAAGAAATGGTAGAATTTACAATGGTGCAGATGATAACGCATCTGGAACTGCAGCCTTATTTACAATAGCAAAATACTTTAAAGATAAACCAACAAAACATAATTTAATTTTTGCTGCTGTAGATGGTGAAGAAATAGGTTCTATTGGAGCAGACTATTTCTTAAAAGATTATTTAAATAAAGACAACATCAGTTTAAATATAAATATGGATATGATTGCTCATAGTGATTATGATCCAGAATTATTTGCTAGTGGATTACATCATTATCCAGACTTAAGAGATCCTTTAGAGGATATTGAATCTGAAAAAATTATTTTATTATTTGGACATGATGATCCTGATAATAAACAACAATCAGACTGGACTTTCTCTTCTGACCATAGAGTTTTTCACAGAGAAAAAATTCCTTTCATCTATTTTGGTGTTCCTGATCATAAAGATTATCACAGGCATACAGATACTTATGGAACTATAAATGAAGAATTTTATATAGAAGCTGTAAAAATTGTTATCAAGGCAATTGAAAACTTTGACGAAGAATTAGCTGAACACTAA
- a CDS encoding KTSC domain-containing protein gives MKRIKEYKKLFNVEGSIDLKELKSTYRSLVKEWHPDKFTDPDKKAEAEIVSTRIIDGYHFLVSIAPETKKANLEAYKTTITEFQVADWHHKSMLLEVTFTDGNTYEYFGVSKILFGKFINAKSINNFGKRNIFNKFLYRKSKKAAAMA, from the coding sequence ATGAAACGTATTAAAGAATATAAAAAGCTTTTTAATGTTGAAGGCAGCATTGACTTGAAAGAATTAAAGAGTACATATAGAAGTCTCGTAAAAGAATGGCATCCTGATAAATTTACAGATCCTGATAAAAAAGCAGAAGCAGAAATTGTAAGTACAAGAATTATTGATGGTTATCACTTTTTGGTAAGTATTGCTCCCGAAACTAAAAAGGCAAATTTAGAGGCATATAAAACTACGATTACTGAATTTCAAGTTGCAGATTGGCATCATAAAAGTATGCTATTAGAAGTTACTTTTACAGATGGTAATACTTATGAATACTTTGGTGTAAGTAAAATTTTGTTTGGTAAATTCATTAACGCAAAATCAATCAATAATTTTGGGAAGAGAAATATCTTCAATAAATTTTTATACAGAAAATCAAAGAAAGCAGCTGCAATGGCTTAA
- the trxB gene encoding thioredoxin-disulfide reductase, with protein sequence MSETTEKIKCLIIGSGPAGYTAAIYAARADMKPVMYTGMQMGGQLTTTTEVDNFPGYPEGTDGTAMMEDLKKQSERFGTDVRFGMVTAVNLSDEVGGIHKVTIDENKEVEANTIIISTGATAKYLGLESEMRLIGGGVSACATCDGFFYKGQEVVVVGGGDTAAEEATYLANICSKVYLLVRKDYMKASKAMQHRVDKTENIEVLYNTEVEEVLGTNVVTGVRSINNQTKETKEIAVTGVFIAIGHTPNSDLFKGVLDMDETGYLITKGKTTKTNMPGVFAAGDIQDKEYRQAVTAAGTGCMAALDAERYLGALE encoded by the coding sequence ATGTCAGAAACTACTGAGAAGATAAAATGTTTAATTATAGGATCTGGTCCTGCAGGTTACACTGCAGCTATATATGCAGCAAGAGCAGATATGAAACCAGTAATGTATACTGGAATGCAAATGGGAGGTCAGTTAACTACAACAACAGAAGTAGATAATTTTCCTGGTTATCCAGAAGGTACAGATGGAACTGCAATGATGGAAGATTTAAAAAAACAGTCTGAAAGATTTGGAACTGATGTGCGTTTTGGAATGGTTACAGCTGTTAATTTGAGTGATGAAGTTGGGGGGATTCATAAAGTAACAATTGATGAAAACAAAGAAGTAGAGGCAAATACCATAATAATATCTACAGGTGCAACTGCTAAGTATTTAGGTTTAGAAAGCGAGATGAGGTTAATTGGTGGAGGAGTTTCTGCTTGTGCAACATGTGATGGTTTTTTCTATAAAGGTCAAGAGGTAGTAGTTGTTGGAGGAGGAGATACTGCAGCTGAAGAAGCTACTTATTTAGCTAATATTTGTTCTAAAGTTTATTTGTTAGTTCGTAAAGATTATATGAAAGCTTCTAAAGCGATGCAACATAGAGTTGATAAAACTGAAAACATTGAAGTTCTTTATAATACAGAAGTAGAAGAAGTATTAGGAACTAATGTTGTAACAGGAGTAAGGTCAATCAATAATCAAACTAAAGAAACAAAGGAAATTGCAGTAACAGGAGTTTTCATAGCTATTGGTCATACACCTAATTCAGACTTATTTAAAGGTGTTTTAGATATGGATGAAACAGGTTATTTAATTACTAAGGGTAAAACTACAAAAACAAATATGCCAGGTGTTTTTGCAGCTGGTGATATACAAGATAAAGAATATAGACAAGCAGTTACTGCTGCAGGTACAGGTTGTATGGCTGCTTTAGATGCAGAACGTTATTTAGGTGCCTTAGAATAA
- a CDS encoding PQQ-dependent sugar dehydrogenase → MFIKNTLLIYVCIFSLNLVSQNKEYELIVPDLKNPWGFVFLPDNSMIINEKSGKIIHFKNGIQTEIENAPIIYLRGQGGLLDIELHPNYKNNGWIYFTYASDIGGGRGGNTTLMRAKLKESSLVNKEVLYKATPNSTRGQHFGSRIVFDSDNRVYFSVGDRGNRDVNPQDINRDGGKIYRLNDDGTIPKDNPFASSNTAKKAIYSYGHRNPQGLVMNPFTNEIWSHEHGPKGGDEINIIKKAKNYGWPKVSYGVNYSGTKFTDKTYMKGVESPIHYWTPSIAPSGMAFINSDIYGKWKGNLLVGSLKFQYLSRCIVKNNSVFKEVKLLESIGRVRSIEQGLDGYIYVGVENLGIIKLLPQ, encoded by the coding sequence ATGTTTATAAAAAATACTCTTTTAATTTATGTATGCATTTTCTCTTTAAATCTAGTTTCTCAAAATAAAGAATATGAATTAATCGTTCCAGATTTAAAAAATCCTTGGGGATTTGTATTCTTGCCAGATAATTCTATGATTATAAATGAAAAGTCAGGAAAGATTATTCATTTTAAGAATGGTATTCAAACCGAAATAGAAAATGCACCTATAATATATTTAAGGGGGCAAGGAGGATTGTTAGACATAGAATTGCATCCTAATTATAAAAATAATGGATGGATTTATTTTACCTATGCTTCAGATATTGGAGGTGGAAGAGGAGGTAATACAACTTTGATGCGCGCTAAGCTCAAAGAAAGTAGTTTAGTAAATAAGGAGGTGCTTTATAAAGCTACTCCAAATTCTACTAGAGGTCAACATTTTGGTTCTAGAATTGTTTTTGACTCAGATAATCGTGTTTATTTTAGTGTAGGTGATAGAGGAAATCGAGATGTTAACCCTCAAGATATAAATAGAGATGGAGGAAAAATATATCGTTTAAATGACGATGGAACTATTCCAAAAGATAATCCATTTGCATCATCAAACACAGCAAAGAAAGCTATCTATAGTTATGGGCATAGAAATCCTCAAGGGTTGGTTATGAATCCTTTTACTAATGAAATTTGGTCTCATGAACATGGTCCTAAAGGAGGAGATGAGATTAATATTATTAAAAAGGCCAAAAACTATGGATGGCCAAAAGTTAGTTATGGAGTAAATTATAGTGGAACAAAATTTACAGACAAAACCTACATGAAAGGTGTGGAAAGCCCTATTCATTATTGGACACCTTCAATTGCACCAAGTGGAATGGCTTTTATCAACAGCGATATTTATGGAAAATGGAAAGGTAACTTGTTGGTTGGTTCTTTAAAGTTTCAATATTTAAGCAGGTGTATTGTTAAAAATAATAGCGTTTTTAAAGAAGTAAAATTATTAGAGAGTATAGGTAGAGTTAGATCTATAGAGCAAGGTTTGGACGGTTATATTTATGTGGGAGTAGAAAACTTGGGCATTATTAAACTGTTACCTCAATAA
- a CDS encoding flavin reductase family protein gives MQVFNKEDIFKLNKIYRINLINSCSGFKSANLLGTISEKGITNVAVFSSVTHLGSSPPTLGFILRPTTVPRNTHKNLKDLGYFTINHIWEDVIEDAHHTSAKYADEISEFDMTNLEPEFKGEQKAPFVKGAPVQMSMKFIEEIYVPSNDVMLIVAQIQELYVKDELLEKDGLINLSKGNVATINGLDTYAIPKFKKQLSYQRPKEIKK, from the coding sequence ATGCAAGTATTCAATAAAGAAGATATATTTAAACTGAATAAAATATACAGAATCAACTTAATAAACAGTTGTTCTGGTTTTAAATCAGCAAATTTATTAGGTACCATATCAGAAAAAGGTATCACAAACGTTGCTGTTTTCAGTTCTGTAACTCATTTAGGCTCTAGCCCTCCTACATTAGGTTTTATTCTAAGGCCAACTACTGTACCTAGAAACACACATAAAAACCTTAAGGACTTGGGTTATTTTACAATTAATCATATTTGGGAAGATGTTATTGAAGATGCACATCACACCTCTGCCAAATATGCAGATGAGATTTCTGAGTTTGACATGACCAATCTTGAACCTGAATTTAAAGGCGAGCAGAAAGCACCTTTTGTAAAGGGAGCACCTGTACAAATGAGCATGAAGTTTATTGAGGAAATATATGTACCCTCTAATGATGTAATGCTAATTGTAGCTCAAATTCAAGAACTTTATGTAAAAGATGAGCTATTAGAAAAAGATGGTTTAATAAACCTTTCTAAAGGAAATGTTGCTACTATTAATGGATTAGATACGTATGCAATACCAAAATTCAAGAAGCAATTATCTTATCAAAGACCAAAAGAAATTAAAAAATAA